A stretch of the Filimonas lacunae genome encodes the following:
- a CDS encoding tetratricopeptide repeat-containing sensor histidine kinase, with amino-acid sequence MRFAYKCPIAKHFLHPVRSTTLCLSILLLFLFPLAASAQQLTRPEGSNLQDTAAIHRLLKTGRSIKHSFPDSAFYYFNKALIGSYGANYSEGVVLAQYELSRWYYNSNIQLSINSACAALTEFEKEHLTNNTLKCQVYLALAKAYEANAKIDSAAYYYYYLNEEVDKGRIKDPYFEVSLYTTLALFWLNSDNQLDPEFAKPLKNFIDKAQHTLNQLPDNSSTNASFYQLQAIYYLSINRYDSARFYLQKQLALCENTTPMPSSMASVLLNISNAYVMEHKPGEAIPYINRVRSTYKSIPTQDRYYITANLHLADVYFQQKKYGECIRILDSTWHYCKVNFVNKDVADAYKIYGDSYEKLGMKDQALTYKNLYITLYDSLAKRDRLNMSYKMESRYRLAEKDKKLAEQNLTISQAENDARRKNFWVAAISFLAILMILVAILWLRNIRHAQRLQTYQFEKQMEISRLTYTIQGEEKERRRIAAELHDGIVGLLVAAKINLNLVKKEYHFSNESNFTEGLQLIDQAASDLRKTAHNMMPEILMQDGLLKALEQFCNSIAANNTTSIYFEIVGTPVKLKSSLELALYRIVQELVHNIIKHARATEAMIQINFFENELSITVEDNGVGMDVHTTTQGIGIKSIYDRVKAINGNITIESGYSKGTSIYINLDLHKENLETA; translated from the coding sequence ATGAGATTCGCGTACAAGTGCCCTATTGCTAAACACTTCCTGCATCCGGTGCGTAGTACAACGCTCTGCTTAAGTATTTTATTGCTTTTCCTTTTCCCGCTGGCTGCATCTGCTCAACAACTTACCCGTCCCGAAGGCAGCAATCTACAGGATACAGCCGCTATTCATCGCCTGCTAAAGACCGGCAGAAGCATCAAACATTCCTTTCCCGACAGTGCCTTTTATTACTTTAATAAAGCGTTGATAGGCAGTTATGGGGCCAATTACAGCGAAGGCGTGGTGTTGGCCCAGTACGAGCTAAGCAGATGGTATTACAACAGCAATATCCAGTTAAGCATTAACAGTGCCTGCGCCGCATTAACAGAGTTTGAGAAAGAACATCTTACCAATAACACCTTAAAGTGCCAGGTATACCTGGCCTTAGCCAAAGCCTACGAGGCCAATGCTAAAATAGATTCAGCCGCCTATTACTATTATTATCTTAATGAAGAAGTTGACAAAGGCCGGATTAAAGACCCCTACTTTGAAGTTTCCTTATACACTACGCTGGCGCTATTCTGGCTGAATAGTGATAACCAGCTGGACCCGGAGTTTGCCAAACCTTTAAAAAATTTTATTGATAAAGCACAGCACACCCTCAACCAGCTACCAGACAATTCCAGCACCAATGCCAGCTTTTACCAGCTACAGGCTATTTACTATTTAAGCATCAACCGCTACGACTCGGCGCGTTTTTATTTACAAAAGCAGCTGGCGTTATGCGAAAACACAACACCCATGCCCTCCAGCATGGCTTCTGTGTTATTAAACATCAGCAACGCTTATGTAATGGAGCATAAGCCGGGCGAAGCTATTCCCTACATCAACCGGGTGAGAAGTACGTATAAAAGCATTCCTACCCAGGATCGTTACTATATCACCGCCAACTTACACCTTGCCGATGTGTATTTTCAACAGAAAAAGTATGGGGAATGCATACGTATTTTAGACAGTACCTGGCATTACTGTAAAGTCAATTTTGTAAATAAAGACGTTGCGGATGCCTATAAAATATATGGCGATTCGTACGAGAAGCTGGGCATGAAAGACCAGGCCCTCACTTATAAAAACCTGTACATCACCTTATACGATAGCCTTGCCAAACGCGACCGGCTGAACATGAGCTACAAAATGGAAAGCAGGTACCGGCTTGCCGAAAAAGATAAAAAGCTCGCCGAACAAAACCTCACCATTTCCCAGGCAGAAAACGATGCCCGTAGAAAAAATTTCTGGGTGGCAGCCATCTCCTTCCTCGCCATACTGATGATACTGGTGGCTATATTATGGCTGCGCAATATCAGGCATGCACAACGGTTACAGACTTACCAGTTTGAAAAACAGATGGAAATAAGCCGCCTTACCTATACCATACAGGGAGAGGAAAAAGAAAGAAGACGCATTGCCGCCGAACTGCACGACGGTATTGTAGGTCTATTGGTGGCAGCTAAAATCAACCTCAACCTGGTAAAAAAGGAGTATCATTTCAGCAACGAATCTAATTTTACCGAAGGGCTGCAACTGATAGATCAGGCCGCATCAGACCTCAGAAAAACCGCGCATAATATGATGCCGGAGATATTAATGCAAGATGGGCTGTTAAAAGCACTGGAACAATTTTGCAACAGCATAGCAGCTAACAACACCACCAGCATTTACTTTGAAATTGTGGGTACACCCGTAAAACTAAAATCCTCCCTGGAACTGGCATTATACCGCATTGTTCAGGAACTGGTACATAATATTATTAAACATGCCAGGGCTACAGAAGCCATGATACAGATCAACTTTTTTGAAAACGAGCTTTCTATTACAGTAGAGGACAATGGCGTAGGCATGGATGTGCACACTACCACACAGGGAATAGGCATTAAAAGCATTTACGACCGGGTAAAAGCCATCAACGGCAACATCACTATCGAAAGCGGATATTCAAAAGGTACGAGTATTTATATTAATTTAGATTTGCATAAAGAAAATCTCGAAACTGCATGA
- a CDS encoding response regulator transcription factor has protein sequence MIRISMADDHIIVLSGFQKIVAEANDITIIGTYTNGDDLLKDIPVNKPDILILDIQMPGKNGIELASVIRKKYPEIKIIVLSSVEVLAQVKKILQLGCMGYLLKNIDSNTFLTAIRTVYNNEQFIHEELRKHLVNNLFTPAHFVKITRREKEILQLIAQEMTTQEIADKLFLSTHTIVNHRNSLLQKLNVKNTAGLMMKAVEEGLL, from the coding sequence ATGATCCGGATAAGCATGGCCGATGACCACATTATTGTTCTCAGTGGTTTTCAGAAAATTGTGGCAGAAGCAAACGACATTACCATTATTGGAACGTATACCAACGGGGACGATCTGTTAAAAGACATTCCGGTAAACAAGCCGGACATCCTGATACTGGATATACAAATGCCCGGCAAAAACGGCATTGAGCTGGCATCTGTTATACGTAAAAAATACCCTGAAATTAAAATCATCGTGCTTTCCAGTGTAGAAGTGCTGGCGCAGGTGAAAAAGATTTTACAGTTGGGCTGTATGGGTTATCTGCTCAAAAACATTGACTCCAACACATTTCTAACAGCCATCCGTACGGTATATAATAACGAACAGTTTATTCACGAAGAGCTGCGCAAACACCTGGTGAACAATCTTTTTACCCCTGCTCATTTTGTAAAAATCACCCGTCGCGAAAAAGAGATTTTACAACTGATAGCACAGGAAATGACCACCCAGGAAATTGCCGACAAATTATTCCTGAGCACCCACACCATTGTAAATCATAGAAACAGCCTGCTGCAAAAGTTAAATGTAAAAAATACAGCAGGCCTGATGATGAAAGCAGTGGAAGAAGGCTTGCTTTAA
- a CDS encoding DUF3857 domain-containing protein yields MKNIFVLFLLQLPLWGLSQDYSVSLIPDSLKANANAVKRQEQLRVVIKDAGRAVVYHKYAITILNENGDDYAVYSNYYDKMHSLSDISGALYDAGGKKLKSVKKKDISDAAYDDDESLVTDARYKKHNFYYRQYPYTVEYEDVKELDGVFFLPRWEPVEDDAYAVQQSALVVETPLTYALRYKQFVYNGTPNIAEEKSVRTYKWEVKHVKPVEYEVYQPAWKEITCSVQLAPVDFEIGGYKGNMSSWQNLGKFIQTLNEGRDVLPDPVKKEVHALVDGIADKREKVRVLYEYMQKNTRYIGIQVGIGGWQPFDAKYVAEKKYGDCKALSNYMKSLLKEVGIPANYVLVRTGEGKKGLWEDFPAPFFTHAILCVPGDKDSLWLECTSSTACAGYMGRSTGNKQALLIDSDGGHVVYTPRYSAADNAQWRRINAQIDGDGNLIADVRTVFTGIQQELPHSLIHYASKEQREKYLNNTLGLPTYKVDKIDYDEQKAAMPQVTENLHVQSPAYASASGKRLFVVPNLFNKTRSKLSTDKPRVTEIDYPYSYTDVDSVFITVPAGYVLESLPKNITLQNKFGRYAISFFYEGNTIRLERVCERNAGRFPPEDYTGLAKFIADMYKADRSTLVLVKNN; encoded by the coding sequence ATGAAAAACATATTTGTTTTGTTTTTGCTGCAGCTGCCTTTATGGGGTTTGTCACAGGACTATAGTGTGAGCCTGATTCCTGATTCACTAAAAGCAAATGCCAACGCTGTAAAAAGGCAGGAGCAATTAAGGGTGGTAATAAAGGATGCCGGAAGGGCGGTGGTGTATCACAAATATGCTATTACTATATTAAATGAGAATGGTGATGATTATGCGGTTTACAGCAACTACTACGATAAGATGCACTCGTTAAGTGATATTTCGGGAGCTTTGTATGATGCTGGCGGTAAGAAATTGAAATCGGTAAAAAAGAAAGATATTTCCGATGCTGCTTATGATGATGATGAGAGCCTGGTAACAGATGCGCGTTATAAGAAACATAATTTTTATTACCGCCAATATCCTTATACAGTGGAGTATGAAGATGTGAAAGAGTTGGACGGGGTGTTTTTTCTGCCCCGCTGGGAGCCGGTAGAAGATGATGCGTATGCTGTGCAACAAAGTGCCCTGGTGGTGGAAACGCCATTAACCTATGCTTTACGTTATAAGCAGTTTGTGTATAATGGCACACCCAATATAGCAGAAGAAAAATCGGTGCGTACTTATAAATGGGAAGTGAAGCATGTAAAGCCGGTGGAGTATGAAGTTTACCAGCCCGCCTGGAAAGAGATCACCTGTAGTGTGCAACTGGCCCCGGTTGATTTTGAAATAGGAGGGTATAAAGGCAATATGAGCTCCTGGCAAAACCTGGGTAAGTTTATTCAAACTTTAAATGAAGGCAGGGATGTGTTACCCGATCCGGTAAAAAAAGAAGTGCATGCGCTTGTGGATGGTATTGCCGATAAAAGAGAGAAGGTAAGGGTGTTGTATGAGTATATGCAGAAGAATACACGTTATATAGGTATACAGGTGGGTATTGGAGGATGGCAGCCTTTTGATGCTAAATACGTGGCGGAGAAAAAGTATGGCGATTGTAAGGCTTTGTCTAACTATATGAAAAGTCTTTTGAAAGAGGTGGGTATACCTGCTAATTATGTATTAGTGAGAACAGGTGAAGGTAAAAAGGGATTATGGGAAGATTTTCCGGCTCCTTTTTTTACGCATGCTATTTTGTGTGTGCCAGGTGATAAAGACAGTCTTTGGCTGGAGTGTACCAGTAGCACAGCTTGTGCGGGTTATATGGGTAGAAGCACTGGTAATAAGCAAGCTTTGTTAATTGATAGTGACGGTGGGCATGTGGTGTATACGCCCCGGTATTCCGCAGCGGATAACGCTCAGTGGCGCAGGATCAATGCACAAATTGACGGGGACGGCAATTTGATTGCGGATGTGCGTACTGTGTTTACAGGTATTCAACAGGAGCTGCCCCATTCATTGATACATTACGCCAGTAAAGAGCAACGGGAAAAGTATTTGAATAACACTTTAGGGCTGCCTACCTACAAGGTGGATAAGATCGATTATGACGAGCAGAAAGCTGCTATGCCACAGGTGACAGAAAACCTGCACGTGCAGTCACCCGCCTATGCTTCGGCTTCAGGAAAAAGATTGTTTGTTGTGCCTAATCTGTTTAACAAAACAAGGTCTAAACTGTCTACCGACAAGCCAAGGGTTACGGAAATTGATTATCCTTACTCTTATACAGATGTAGACTCTGTATTCATTACAGTGCCTGCTGGTTATGTATTAGAGTCGTTGCCTAAAAATATAACCCTTCAAAATAAGTTTGGTCGTTACGCTATTTCCTTTTTTTATGAGGGTAATACCATTCGTTTAGAGCGTGTTTGTGAGCGCAATGCCGGCCGCTTTCCTCCGGAAGACTATACCGGGTTGGCAAAGTTTATTGCCGATATGTATAAGGCAGACAGGAGCACGTTGGTTTTGGTAAAGAATAATTAA